A part of Streptomyces sp. NBC_01235 genomic DNA contains:
- a CDS encoding FxLD family lanthipeptide: protein MTRSTVVPSRTEVRPQIPGVSDGFDLDVSLVEIADPAGLVNLTDDNCGSTCGACTTNVA from the coding sequence ATGACGCGCAGCACCGTAGTTCCCAGCCGCACCGAAGTACGCCCGCAGATCCCCGGGGTGTCGGACGGCTTCGACCTGGACGTCTCCCTCGTCGAGATCGCCGACCCGGCCGGCCTGGTCAACCTGACCGACGACAACTGCGGGTCCACCTGCGGCGCCTGCACCACCAACGTCGCCTGA